A genomic segment from Candidatus Woesearchaeota archaeon encodes:
- a CDS encoding glycosyltransferase family 2 protein — protein MKEMHDKILVFVPGYNVEKTAEKALFCLLEVRKKLLFDILFVDNCSSDSTYEIAKRFSKGRAYVRLIRNPGNLGYGGSQKVAFRYAFRENFDYLVEYDSDIQYPAEKIMALYRKIKSDSSSIVFGSRVKNAKDISEMPKWKAIGNIAFDRMLNWAFGFGVSEIHTGFRIYSLKEVKGFALDKCHDDYRWTLDSVIETAKIRKKFSEIGVKALYHRNAKAPSSFQLIKVMVYMLFRALKFRILKE, from the coding sequence ATGAAAGAAATGCACGATAAAATCCTTGTTTTTGTTCCAGGGTATAATGTGGAAAAAACAGCAGAAAAGGCGCTTTTTTGCCTTCTTGAGGTTCGGAAAAAACTCCTTTTTGACATTCTTTTTGTGGATAACTGCAGTTCAGACTCGACTTATGAAATTGCCAAGAGATTCTCAAAAGGCAGGGCATATGTTAGATTGATAAGAAATCCAGGAAATCTTGGGTATGGCGGCTCGCAGAAGGTTGCTTTCCGATATGCATTCAGGGAAAATTTTGATTATCTGGTTGAATATGACAGCGACATTCAGTATCCTGCAGAAAAGATAATGGCGCTTTACAGGAAAATAAAATCAGACAGCTCAAGCATAGTTTTCGGTTCAAGGGTCAAGAATGCTAAAGATATTTCTGAAATGCCGAAATGGAAAGCCATCGGCAACATTGCATTTGACAGAATGCTCAACTGGGCTTTTGGGTTCGGAGTTTCTGAGATTCACACGGGCTTCCGGATTTATTCCCTCAAGGAGGTAAAGGGATTTGCTCTTGACAAATGCCATGATGACTACAGGTGGACTCTTGACAGCGTGATTGAGACAGCTAAAATAAGGAAAAAATTCTCTGAAATAGGGGTTAAAGCGCTTTACCACAGGAATGCCAAGGCGCCTTCTTCCTTTCAACTCATAAAAGTTATGGTTTATATGCTTTTCCGGGCGTTAAAGTTTAGAATATTAAAAGAATAG